The proteins below are encoded in one region of Paraburkholderia aromaticivorans:
- a CDS encoding DUF1330 domain-containing protein, translated as MTAYAIAHLHDVELGDDIVEYLNCVDGTLAPFDGHFIVHGARPDILEGEWHGDLIAIAFPDLAAARAWYASDAYQRILPLRTRHARGPVILIDGVDERHKAIDILR; from the coding sequence ATGACCGCCTACGCGATTGCCCATCTGCACGACGTCGAACTGGGCGACGACATCGTCGAATACCTCAATTGCGTCGACGGCACGCTCGCGCCGTTCGACGGCCATTTCATCGTGCATGGCGCACGCCCCGACATACTCGAAGGCGAATGGCACGGCGATCTGATCGCAATTGCGTTCCCCGATCTCGCCGCCGCGCGCGCCTGGTATGCATCGGACGCGTATCAGCGCATCCTGCCGTTGCGCACGCGGCATGCGCGCGGGCCGGTGATCCTGATCGACGGCGTGGACGAGCGGCACAAGGCAATCGACATCCTGAGGTAA